In Cicer arietinum cultivar CDC Frontier isolate Library 1 chromosome 7, Cicar.CDCFrontier_v2.0, whole genome shotgun sequence, a single window of DNA contains:
- the LOC113787786 gene encoding uncharacterized protein isoform X1, translating into MANMYSSINFLFYEIENNFKGGLTFIFYSSKSLQIHNIYLLHFLYVFCACHWESIRVWVCRGTRGRLWFAPFNTIFGCFPLYIWESIRVWVCRGTRGRLWFCTIQYNLWMFSPLYVCQTLLKNRVCQTFCQDINSLQIGSHKWQTCIPNHFNGVHPYLGVPWNSWQVVVCTIQCNLWMFSLYMW; encoded by the exons ATGGCAAACATGTATTCCAGTATCAATTTTCTCTTCTATGAAATAGAg AATAATTTTAAGGGTGGGTTAACTTTCATTTTCTATTCGTCCAAGAGTTTACAAATCCACAA CATCTACCTTTTGCACTTCCTTTATGTTTTCTGTGCATGTCACTGGGAGTCCATCCGTGTTTGGGTGTGCCGTGGAACTCGTGGCAGGTTGTGGTTTGCACCATTCAATACAATCTTTGGATGTTTTCCCCTCTATATCTG GGAGTCCATCCGTGTTTGGGTGTGCCGTGGAACTCGTGGCAGGTTGTGGTTTTGCACCATTCAATACAATCTTTGGATGTTTTCCCCTCTATATGTG TGTCAAACTTTGCTCAAAAATAGGGTTTGTCAAACTTTTTGTCAAGATATCAACAGTTTGCAGATTGGAAGTCACAAATGGCAAACATGTATTCCA AATCATTTTAATGGAGTCCATCCGTATTTGGGTGTGCCGTGGAACTCGTGGCAGGTTGTGGTTTGCACCATTCAATGCAATCTTTGGATGTTTTCCCTCTATATGTG GTAA
- the LOC113787786 gene encoding uncharacterized protein isoform X11, whose translation MANMYSSINFLFYEIENNFKGGLTFIFYSSKSLQIHNIYLLHFLYVFCACHWESIRVWVCRGTRGRLWFAPFNTIFGCFPLYIWESIRVWVCRGTRGSVKLCSKIGFVKLFVKISTVCRLEVTNGKHNHFNGVHPYLGVPWNSWQVTS comes from the exons ATGGCAAACATGTATTCCAGTATCAATTTTCTCTTCTATGAAATAGAg AATAATTTTAAGGGTGGGTTAACTTTCATTTTCTATTCGTCCAAGAGTTTACAAATCCACAA CATCTACCTTTTGCACTTCCTTTATGTTTTCTGTGCATGTCACTGGGAGTCCATCCGTGTTTGGGTGTGCCGTGGAACTCGTGGCAGGTTGTGGTTTGCACCATTCAATACAATCTTTGGATGTTTTCCCCTCTATATCTG GGAGTCCATCCGTGTTTGGGTGTGCCGTGGAACTCGTGGCAG TGTCAAACTTTGCTCAAAAATAGGGTTTGTCAAACTTTTTGTCAAGATATCAACAGTTTGCAGATTGGAAGTCACAAATGGCAAACAT AATCATTTTAATGGAGTCCATCCGTATTTGGGTGTGCCGTGGAACTCGTGGCAG GTAACGTCATGA
- the LOC113787786 gene encoding uncharacterized protein isoform X10: MANMYSSINFLFYEIENNFKGGLTFIFYSSKSLQIHNIYLLHFLYVFCACHWESIRVWVCRGTRGRLWFAPFNTIFGCFPLYIWESIRVWVCRGTRGSVKLCSKIGFVKLFVKISTVCRLEVTNGKHVFQIILMESIRIWVCRGTRGRFVS, translated from the exons ATGGCAAACATGTATTCCAGTATCAATTTTCTCTTCTATGAAATAGAg AATAATTTTAAGGGTGGGTTAACTTTCATTTTCTATTCGTCCAAGAGTTTACAAATCCACAA CATCTACCTTTTGCACTTCCTTTATGTTTTCTGTGCATGTCACTGGGAGTCCATCCGTGTTTGGGTGTGCCGTGGAACTCGTGGCAGGTTGTGGTTTGCACCATTCAATACAATCTTTGGATGTTTTCCCCTCTATATCTG GGAGTCCATCCGTGTTTGGGTGTGCCGTGGAACTCGTGGCAG TGTCAAACTTTGCTCAAAAATAGGGTTTGTCAAACTTTTTGTCAAGATATCAACAGTTTGCAGATTGGAAGTCACAAATGGCAAACATGTATTCCA AATCATTTTAATGGAGTCCATCCGTATTTGGGTGTGCCGTGGAACTCGTGGCAG atttgttAGCTGA
- the LOC113787786 gene encoding uncharacterized protein isoform X6 gives MANMYSSINFLFYEIENNFKGGLTFIFYSSKSLQIHNIYLLHFLYVFCACHWESIRVWVCRGTRGRESIRVWVCRGTRGRLWFCTIQYNLWMFSPLYVCQTLLKNRVCQTFCQDINSLQIGSHKWQTCIPNHFNGVHPYLGVPWNSWQVVVCTIQCNLWMFSLYMW, from the exons ATGGCAAACATGTATTCCAGTATCAATTTTCTCTTCTATGAAATAGAg AATAATTTTAAGGGTGGGTTAACTTTCATTTTCTATTCGTCCAAGAGTTTACAAATCCACAA CATCTACCTTTTGCACTTCCTTTATGTTTTCTGTGCATGTCACTGGGAGTCCATCCGTGTTTGGGTGTGCCGTGGAACTCGTGGCAG GGAGTCCATCCGTGTTTGGGTGTGCCGTGGAACTCGTGGCAGGTTGTGGTTTTGCACCATTCAATACAATCTTTGGATGTTTTCCCCTCTATATGTG TGTCAAACTTTGCTCAAAAATAGGGTTTGTCAAACTTTTTGTCAAGATATCAACAGTTTGCAGATTGGAAGTCACAAATGGCAAACATGTATTCCA AATCATTTTAATGGAGTCCATCCGTATTTGGGTGTGCCGTGGAACTCGTGGCAGGTTGTGGTTTGCACCATTCAATGCAATCTTTGGATGTTTTCCCTCTATATGTG GTAA
- the LOC113787786 gene encoding uncharacterized protein isoform X16, which yields MANMYSSINFLFYEIENNFKGGLTFIFYSSKSLQIHNIYLLHFLYVFCACHWESIRVWVCRGTRGRESIRVWVCRGTRGRLWFCTIQYNLWMFSPLYVNHFNGVHPYLGVPWNSWQVVVCTIQCNLWMFSLYMW from the exons ATGGCAAACATGTATTCCAGTATCAATTTTCTCTTCTATGAAATAGAg AATAATTTTAAGGGTGGGTTAACTTTCATTTTCTATTCGTCCAAGAGTTTACAAATCCACAA CATCTACCTTTTGCACTTCCTTTATGTTTTCTGTGCATGTCACTGGGAGTCCATCCGTGTTTGGGTGTGCCGTGGAACTCGTGGCAG GGAGTCCATCCGTGTTTGGGTGTGCCGTGGAACTCGTGGCAGGTTGTGGTTTTGCACCATTCAATACAATCTTTGGATGTTTTCCCCTCTATATGTG AATCATTTTAATGGAGTCCATCCGTATTTGGGTGTGCCGTGGAACTCGTGGCAGGTTGTGGTTTGCACCATTCAATGCAATCTTTGGATGTTTTCCCTCTATATGTG GTAA
- the LOC113787786 gene encoding uncharacterized protein isoform X9 has product MANMYSSINFLFYEIENNFKGGLTFIFYSSKSLQIHNIYLLHFLYVFCACHWESIRVWVCRGTRGRLWFAPFNTIFGCFPLYIWESIRVWVCRGTRGRLWFCTIQYNLWMFSPLYVNHFNGVHPYLGVPWNSWQVVVCTIQCNLWMFSLYMW; this is encoded by the exons ATGGCAAACATGTATTCCAGTATCAATTTTCTCTTCTATGAAATAGAg AATAATTTTAAGGGTGGGTTAACTTTCATTTTCTATTCGTCCAAGAGTTTACAAATCCACAA CATCTACCTTTTGCACTTCCTTTATGTTTTCTGTGCATGTCACTGGGAGTCCATCCGTGTTTGGGTGTGCCGTGGAACTCGTGGCAGGTTGTGGTTTGCACCATTCAATACAATCTTTGGATGTTTTCCCCTCTATATCTG GGAGTCCATCCGTGTTTGGGTGTGCCGTGGAACTCGTGGCAGGTTGTGGTTTTGCACCATTCAATACAATCTTTGGATGTTTTCCCCTCTATATGTG AATCATTTTAATGGAGTCCATCCGTATTTGGGTGTGCCGTGGAACTCGTGGCAGGTTGTGGTTTGCACCATTCAATGCAATCTTTGGATGTTTTCCCTCTATATGTG GTAA
- the LOC113787786 gene encoding uncharacterized protein isoform X14, with translation MANMYSSINFLFYEIENNFKGGLTFIFYSSKSLQIHNIYLLHFLYVFCACHWESIRVWVCRGTRGRLWFAPFNTIFGCFPLYIWESIRVWVCRGTRGRLWFCTIQYNLWMFSPLYVNHFNGVHPYLGVPWNSWQVTS, from the exons ATGGCAAACATGTATTCCAGTATCAATTTTCTCTTCTATGAAATAGAg AATAATTTTAAGGGTGGGTTAACTTTCATTTTCTATTCGTCCAAGAGTTTACAAATCCACAA CATCTACCTTTTGCACTTCCTTTATGTTTTCTGTGCATGTCACTGGGAGTCCATCCGTGTTTGGGTGTGCCGTGGAACTCGTGGCAGGTTGTGGTTTGCACCATTCAATACAATCTTTGGATGTTTTCCCCTCTATATCTG GGAGTCCATCCGTGTTTGGGTGTGCCGTGGAACTCGTGGCAGGTTGTGGTTTTGCACCATTCAATACAATCTTTGGATGTTTTCCCCTCTATATGTG AATCATTTTAATGGAGTCCATCCGTATTTGGGTGTGCCGTGGAACTCGTGGCAG GTAACGTCATGA
- the LOC113787786 gene encoding uncharacterized protein isoform X12 produces MANMYSSINFLFYEIENNFKGGLTFIFYSSKSLQIHNIYLLHFLYVFCACHWESIRVWVCRGTRGRLWFAPFNTIFGCFPLYIWESIRVWVCRGTRGSVKLCSKIGFVKLFVKISTVCRLEVTNGKHVFQIILMESIRIWVCRGTRGR; encoded by the exons ATGGCAAACATGTATTCCAGTATCAATTTTCTCTTCTATGAAATAGAg AATAATTTTAAGGGTGGGTTAACTTTCATTTTCTATTCGTCCAAGAGTTTACAAATCCACAA CATCTACCTTTTGCACTTCCTTTATGTTTTCTGTGCATGTCACTGGGAGTCCATCCGTGTTTGGGTGTGCCGTGGAACTCGTGGCAGGTTGTGGTTTGCACCATTCAATACAATCTTTGGATGTTTTCCCCTCTATATCTG GGAGTCCATCCGTGTTTGGGTGTGCCGTGGAACTCGTGGCAG TGTCAAACTTTGCTCAAAAATAGGGTTTGTCAAACTTTTTGTCAAGATATCAACAGTTTGCAGATTGGAAGTCACAAATGGCAAACATGTATTCCA AATCATTTTAATGGAGTCCATCCGTATTTGGGTGTGCCGTGGAACTCGTGGCAG GTAA
- the LOC113787786 gene encoding uncharacterized protein isoform X3, producing MANMYSSINFLFYEIENNFKGGLTFIFYSSKSLQIHNIYLLHFLYVFCACHWESIRVWVCRGTRGRLWFAPFNTIFGCFPLYIWESIRVWVCRGTRGRLWFCTIQYNLWMFSPLYVCQTLLKNRVCQTFCQDINSLQIGSHKWQTCIPVSIFSSMKWRSISMCLVLSCFTRL from the exons ATGGCAAACATGTATTCCAGTATCAATTTTCTCTTCTATGAAATAGAg AATAATTTTAAGGGTGGGTTAACTTTCATTTTCTATTCGTCCAAGAGTTTACAAATCCACAA CATCTACCTTTTGCACTTCCTTTATGTTTTCTGTGCATGTCACTGGGAGTCCATCCGTGTTTGGGTGTGCCGTGGAACTCGTGGCAGGTTGTGGTTTGCACCATTCAATACAATCTTTGGATGTTTTCCCCTCTATATCTG GGAGTCCATCCGTGTTTGGGTGTGCCGTGGAACTCGTGGCAGGTTGTGGTTTTGCACCATTCAATACAATCTTTGGATGTTTTCCCCTCTATATGTG TGTCAAACTTTGCTCAAAAATAGGGTTTGTCAAACTTTTTGTCAAGATATCAACAGTTTGCAGATTGGAAGTCACAAATGGCAAACATGTATTCCAGTATCAATTTTCTCTTCTATGAAATGGcgatcaatctcaatgtgtttggttctATCATGTTTTACACGGTTGtaa
- the LOC113787786 gene encoding uncharacterized protein isoform X7: MANMYSSINFLFYEIENNFKGGLTFIFYSSKSLQIHNIYLLHFLYVFCACHWESIRVWVCRGTRGRLWFAPFNTIFGCFPLYIWESIRVWVCRGTRGSVKLCSKIGFVKLFVKISTVCRLEVTNGKHNHFNGVHPYLGVPWNSWQVVVCTIQCNLWMFSLYMW; the protein is encoded by the exons ATGGCAAACATGTATTCCAGTATCAATTTTCTCTTCTATGAAATAGAg AATAATTTTAAGGGTGGGTTAACTTTCATTTTCTATTCGTCCAAGAGTTTACAAATCCACAA CATCTACCTTTTGCACTTCCTTTATGTTTTCTGTGCATGTCACTGGGAGTCCATCCGTGTTTGGGTGTGCCGTGGAACTCGTGGCAGGTTGTGGTTTGCACCATTCAATACAATCTTTGGATGTTTTCCCCTCTATATCTG GGAGTCCATCCGTGTTTGGGTGTGCCGTGGAACTCGTGGCAG TGTCAAACTTTGCTCAAAAATAGGGTTTGTCAAACTTTTTGTCAAGATATCAACAGTTTGCAGATTGGAAGTCACAAATGGCAAACAT AATCATTTTAATGGAGTCCATCCGTATTTGGGTGTGCCGTGGAACTCGTGGCAGGTTGTGGTTTGCACCATTCAATGCAATCTTTGGATGTTTTCCCTCTATATGTG GTAA
- the LOC113787786 gene encoding uncharacterized protein isoform X2 encodes MANMYSSINFLFYEIENNFKGGLTFIFYSSKSLQIHNIYLLHFLYVFCACHWESIRVWVCRGTRGRLWFAPFNTIFGCFPLYIWESIRVWVCRGTRGSVKLCSKIGFVKLFVKISTVCRLEVTNGKHVFQIILMESIRIWVCRGTRGRLWFAPFNAIFGCFPSICGNVMTLHV; translated from the exons ATGGCAAACATGTATTCCAGTATCAATTTTCTCTTCTATGAAATAGAg AATAATTTTAAGGGTGGGTTAACTTTCATTTTCTATTCGTCCAAGAGTTTACAAATCCACAA CATCTACCTTTTGCACTTCCTTTATGTTTTCTGTGCATGTCACTGGGAGTCCATCCGTGTTTGGGTGTGCCGTGGAACTCGTGGCAGGTTGTGGTTTGCACCATTCAATACAATCTTTGGATGTTTTCCCCTCTATATCTG GGAGTCCATCCGTGTTTGGGTGTGCCGTGGAACTCGTGGCAG TGTCAAACTTTGCTCAAAAATAGGGTTTGTCAAACTTTTTGTCAAGATATCAACAGTTTGCAGATTGGAAGTCACAAATGGCAAACATGTATTCCA AATCATTTTAATGGAGTCCATCCGTATTTGGGTGTGCCGTGGAACTCGTGGCAGGTTGTGGTTTGCACCATTCAATGCAATCTTTGGATGTTTTCCCTCTATATGTG GTAACGTCATGACTCTCCATGTTTGA
- the LOC113787786 gene encoding uncharacterized protein isoform X5, whose protein sequence is MANMYSSINFLFYEIENNFKGGLTFIFYSSKSLQIHNIYLLHFLYVFCACHWESIRVWVCRGTRGRLWFAPFNTIFGCFPLYIWESIRVWVCRGTRGRLWFCTIQYNLWMFSPLYVCQTLLKNRVCQTFCQDINSLQIGSHKWQTCIPNHFNGVHPYLGVPWNSWQIC, encoded by the exons ATGGCAAACATGTATTCCAGTATCAATTTTCTCTTCTATGAAATAGAg AATAATTTTAAGGGTGGGTTAACTTTCATTTTCTATTCGTCCAAGAGTTTACAAATCCACAA CATCTACCTTTTGCACTTCCTTTATGTTTTCTGTGCATGTCACTGGGAGTCCATCCGTGTTTGGGTGTGCCGTGGAACTCGTGGCAGGTTGTGGTTTGCACCATTCAATACAATCTTTGGATGTTTTCCCCTCTATATCTG GGAGTCCATCCGTGTTTGGGTGTGCCGTGGAACTCGTGGCAGGTTGTGGTTTTGCACCATTCAATACAATCTTTGGATGTTTTCCCCTCTATATGTG TGTCAAACTTTGCTCAAAAATAGGGTTTGTCAAACTTTTTGTCAAGATATCAACAGTTTGCAGATTGGAAGTCACAAATGGCAAACATGTATTCCA AATCATTTTAATGGAGTCCATCCGTATTTGGGTGTGCCGTGGAACTCGTGGCAG atttgttAG
- the LOC113787786 gene encoding uncharacterized protein isoform X13 — MANMYSSINFLFYEIENNFKGGLTFIFYSSKSLQIHNIYLLHFLYVFCACHWESIRVWVCRGTRGRLWFAPFNTIFGCFPLYIWESIRVWVCRGTRGSVKLCSKIGFVKLFVKISTVCRLEVTNGKHNHFNGVHPYLGVPWNSWQIC; from the exons ATGGCAAACATGTATTCCAGTATCAATTTTCTCTTCTATGAAATAGAg AATAATTTTAAGGGTGGGTTAACTTTCATTTTCTATTCGTCCAAGAGTTTACAAATCCACAA CATCTACCTTTTGCACTTCCTTTATGTTTTCTGTGCATGTCACTGGGAGTCCATCCGTGTTTGGGTGTGCCGTGGAACTCGTGGCAGGTTGTGGTTTGCACCATTCAATACAATCTTTGGATGTTTTCCCCTCTATATCTG GGAGTCCATCCGTGTTTGGGTGTGCCGTGGAACTCGTGGCAG TGTCAAACTTTGCTCAAAAATAGGGTTTGTCAAACTTTTTGTCAAGATATCAACAGTTTGCAGATTGGAAGTCACAAATGGCAAACAT AATCATTTTAATGGAGTCCATCCGTATTTGGGTGTGCCGTGGAACTCGTGGCAG atttgttAG
- the LOC113787786 gene encoding uncharacterized protein isoform X8, with protein MANMYSSINFLFYEIENNFKGGLTFIFYSSKSLQIHNIYLLHFLYVFCACHWESIRVWVCRGTRGRESIRVWVCRGTRGSVKLCSKIGFVKLFVKISTVCRLEVTNGKHVFQIILMESIRIWVCRGTRGRLWFAPFNAIFGCFPSICGNVMTLHV; from the exons ATGGCAAACATGTATTCCAGTATCAATTTTCTCTTCTATGAAATAGAg AATAATTTTAAGGGTGGGTTAACTTTCATTTTCTATTCGTCCAAGAGTTTACAAATCCACAA CATCTACCTTTTGCACTTCCTTTATGTTTTCTGTGCATGTCACTGGGAGTCCATCCGTGTTTGGGTGTGCCGTGGAACTCGTGGCAG GGAGTCCATCCGTGTTTGGGTGTGCCGTGGAACTCGTGGCAG TGTCAAACTTTGCTCAAAAATAGGGTTTGTCAAACTTTTTGTCAAGATATCAACAGTTTGCAGATTGGAAGTCACAAATGGCAAACATGTATTCCA AATCATTTTAATGGAGTCCATCCGTATTTGGGTGTGCCGTGGAACTCGTGGCAGGTTGTGGTTTGCACCATTCAATGCAATCTTTGGATGTTTTCCCTCTATATGTG GTAACGTCATGACTCTCCATGTTTGA
- the LOC113787786 gene encoding uncharacterized protein isoform X15 produces MANMYSSINFLFYEIENNFKGGLTFIFYSSKSLQIHNIYLLHFLYVFCACHWESIRVWVCRGTRGRLWFAPFNTIFGCFPLYIWESIRVWVCRGTRGRLWFCTIQYNLWMFSPLYVNHFNGVHPYLGVPWNSWQIC; encoded by the exons ATGGCAAACATGTATTCCAGTATCAATTTTCTCTTCTATGAAATAGAg AATAATTTTAAGGGTGGGTTAACTTTCATTTTCTATTCGTCCAAGAGTTTACAAATCCACAA CATCTACCTTTTGCACTTCCTTTATGTTTTCTGTGCATGTCACTGGGAGTCCATCCGTGTTTGGGTGTGCCGTGGAACTCGTGGCAGGTTGTGGTTTGCACCATTCAATACAATCTTTGGATGTTTTCCCCTCTATATCTG GGAGTCCATCCGTGTTTGGGTGTGCCGTGGAACTCGTGGCAGGTTGTGGTTTTGCACCATTCAATACAATCTTTGGATGTTTTCCCCTCTATATGTG AATCATTTTAATGGAGTCCATCCGTATTTGGGTGTGCCGTGGAACTCGTGGCAG atttgttAG
- the LOC113787786 gene encoding uncharacterized protein isoform X4 gives MANMYSSINFLFYEIENNFKGGLTFIFYSSKSLQIHNIYLLHFLYVFCACHWESIRVWVCRGTRGRLWFAPFNTIFGCFPLYIWESIRVWVCRGTRGRLWFCTIQYNLWMFSPLYVCQTLLKNRVCQTFCQDINSLQIGSHKWQTCIPNHFNGVHPYLGVPWNSWQVTS, from the exons ATGGCAAACATGTATTCCAGTATCAATTTTCTCTTCTATGAAATAGAg AATAATTTTAAGGGTGGGTTAACTTTCATTTTCTATTCGTCCAAGAGTTTACAAATCCACAA CATCTACCTTTTGCACTTCCTTTATGTTTTCTGTGCATGTCACTGGGAGTCCATCCGTGTTTGGGTGTGCCGTGGAACTCGTGGCAGGTTGTGGTTTGCACCATTCAATACAATCTTTGGATGTTTTCCCCTCTATATCTG GGAGTCCATCCGTGTTTGGGTGTGCCGTGGAACTCGTGGCAGGTTGTGGTTTTGCACCATTCAATACAATCTTTGGATGTTTTCCCCTCTATATGTG TGTCAAACTTTGCTCAAAAATAGGGTTTGTCAAACTTTTTGTCAAGATATCAACAGTTTGCAGATTGGAAGTCACAAATGGCAAACATGTATTCCA AATCATTTTAATGGAGTCCATCCGTATTTGGGTGTGCCGTGGAACTCGTGGCAG GTAACGTCATGA